The DNA region AGGAGGCCATGGATTTCATTAAATTGCCGATGGTGTTTTGTCCCATTCGAACTTTGGTGTACCAAACATCTGCTGATTTAGGACGATTTATGATGCTAAGATAGAGTGGCCCTGTGTTCTTCATTCCTTCGGGTCGCTTGGACAACCAAAGCTTGAATAGCCGCACTGGATCGCTTTTTCCGCCATCGGTGCTGAACATTGCCTGTGGTGTTGTTCTTCGCCTGATGGTGAGACCACCGCTCCGCGTTTTTGTGGGACCTTCCCTGAACTCAACAACTTCAGTTCCATCTTCTCGCTGTCTTACAATTACGTCTTCTACGTATGCATCGTAGTGTTCCTGGCGACCACGAAATCCCAGTTgttctgtcaaatttttgaaGTTGACATAGGTCAAGACCTTTCCATTAAAATCACCCAACTGACCTTTTTCCCACAGGGCTGACTCTTCTTCAGGTGTGATTGGCTGAGCTTTGTTGGGTCTCTTTCCCTTTCCTTGTTGACGTAGGGAAATCGCCTTCGCATTGAGGATTTCTTGTGAGGAGTGAAACTCTCTCGATCGCACGATGCTCAATGGATAGTTCTTCTCCTTTAGATACCGTTCAATGGTGCTCAGCATGATTTTAAGGGATTCTGGCTCGTAGTTATCTCcgttcttttttttcacctcgGCGTAAAACGTACTCAAGACCTTGTCAAGTTTTTCAGGCGCCATTGTTTCGATGGAGACATATTCAAGATGGCAGCATTGACACCAGCTTCTGAAAACATTCATCCATTGTTTTGTGGAGCGGGACGTATTTTTATTCGAAGCGACAAACTTAAGCTCCTGTATTTCATCGCTTGAAATGATAGGAAATCTTGAAACATCTAACTCTTGTGGTggcttttgattttcttcgtttGTTGCTGACTCGGTGGACTCGGGATTGTGCGGATTTTGAGCTTGAGAGGGTAGAAAATCGTCAAAATGTTCACCAAAATGTACACGAAAAGTGGGAAAGTCCCTGGAATGTTGGTCTTCAGCCTGAAGGATCTCATTGTCATCAttcaaaaactggaaaaaattaaattcatccatttttgggggggaaaaataagagttatggaaacaaaatttgcaaaatttgcgaaatgatactctttgtctttcattttcctgcaatttgattggttactttaaacaagccttgaaatctgattggttattttgttttaagtgtaacttcctcattggctggaaaaaagatgcgatttagagcaaaaaatggtgcgattcgtgaataaatcgcaccaattagagccaatcagatcacagggaccaccagtgatttcaaaatggatgtaataaaggAGACAACCAGCCAGGGaagctaccacctggagtctacaaCAGCAACATTGAATTGgccgaattataaaaaaatcaaaacataactTAATGTCTGATACTTAAAGAATGTATTCGTCTCTATTTGTGTTCAATAACCACTTGCGAATAATTTTCTCAATTACCGAATGTGAGTGAAATTATACTCACACCGATTGCTGTCAGCCTTGAGGCTAACTAATTGCCGGAATAAGGTTAAGGTTGCCGTCGATTTTGCTTAAGACGTAATTATTTATGAAATCAATAATGGACCAGTTTCTCAAAAAGCACCTATTTCCTAGGAGGCTGGATGAtaacaagattaagaagttgcgtggtgatttatttactccattggTGAAGCTAGGGACCTGTAATTCAGGAAGCTCACTTTTAAAACGATCCACTTTAACTTCAAAGgatattaacttttgctttaaatttttccacGCAAGTGACTAATGGAATGACTTGCACTTCGCGCCCAACTCGCGCTTACCTTCGTTCTACTGAAATCCCAAAAAATCACGCCgctgattttgaaaacgatcgatacacTAGAGAATGAAAGCCAGCACCTTGAGTAGGATTTAGtttcaaaagttgtagaaattaactacagcgttgcgtgaacatttCGGAGAggctaaggaaagaaaagcccagCTGATAAAATTGCCCGGTGATGGAACGGTGATCTGTTATCTTAGTTTTCGATTTACCCGCCGAAGTCGCCAggtaattttggaaaactaatgaagctgaatagtgagagatcagagatgtctTTATCGTACTGTATGGCAACTTTACGTATCTCTTTTGAACTTTTCATAAGGAAAAGCCGAttagtgtagccatcttgagtgagaactttgCATCTTATTCTATTGTCTCTAAATTTGtcccttttttggtttgtttcactcTCATGCATTCGTTTCAGTCGTTAAtgatgtgatgtgcgttttctctggggagaccaatttttgagcttttagcgcaaaaaccGTTGAattgcggtgtaaaataattccatccctttgaagaaaaaaaaaaaagagcttggTTTAAACTGAGTTAATAGTGCCCTCTTCTAACTGTGGTTTATACTTTTCTTGTAATTCCATATTCGAGTAGAAGGCGATCGCAAATTAACACGTTTAGCGTGCTTCATTAGCTCCATGACTTAATAATTGGTTAAAAATGCGTGCAGTTAACAggctgcacgcgcgcaacaAGAAAACTGCGTGTGAGTACACGCACTTGCAAGTGTGAGTGGGAGATGCGTGTAAATTACACAAATCATtcaactacaactcattaaatgtgtgtaCTGAGACAATTGGATTTACATTATTCGTAAGATTATTGAATAGCATGAGCTAGTAAATgcactttgttgggttttttatgAATGAGAAATGCGAGTGTCGGGACTTTGAAGATTAACTTGCACCTCTTCCGCTTTCCCTAATGGTTTCTTCCGATTGGATGATTTGACTTGAAATCTGAATATACTGATTTTGGAataaagtttttgaagaaaaaaaaattgtgaagcgcTTCCCCAATCACAATTGTTAATGCTTCGATGAAAGTTTTGATGTGCTTTCTAAAATTCGTTGCCAGGCGCgttaccaaatttttcttgatgtctgTTTTCTATATCTCAAATTCAGAAcgcacaaaattaatttgtttgcgTGTGTGCTGCGGGCTAAATGCTCACCTAAAGTATCTTTTTTGCTTCTTATTGGGATTTGGGTCGCATTAGTTACCTCAGCCTCCTGTAACTATTCGATCACGTATGTTATCCTGTCTAATCTTTGAccaaattttcatacacatcCACAGATCGTTAAGCATAAATGATATCAAGAAGttgtctaataatttgtttgctgaattattcaacTTGCAAACCTattagctttactttaactgttccaGGATTTTACTAACACATGTTCctacatgaataatgaatatcacacagtttctaGAACTCTAAGCTATTGGCATAGCAGGTGGCGTAATACACAAAACGATCGCAATGCTACATCATTTAACAACTCAACTTCGAGgtaaagacaaatataattgGAAACATAgtgttcttaacaatatcaagtaatcGGAAAATAGAGGCACTTGGATTTAAAAGAACAGTAAAGAAACGTCTAAACAACCCAAAGTGGATAATGACGGacggaaaaaataataatttgatcCCCTTGCCTCTgtagagagaaaaacaacaacaataaggacaacaaggacaaaaacagcaaaaaaaacatgaaatattcatttaaatgatccttgtattcttcttattgggatttgaattctatcaagttctttaacctgctgtaATTATTTAATCACGCTTTTTTAATATGCCTAATCTTTGCAGTGCGTTGTATGGCAACCAAATAGAAAATATACCGCCTGGAGTCTTCATtaacaacaccgagttgactTACCTGTGAGTAAAACAATTGCAGGTTCATTTTTAGATACTATCGAcactattttatttcaaactataaTAATTGTGTTTTGCACAACacttattattatattttgtaagcaGCTAATGTTGATTCCATCCCACCCATAATATAACACACGATAAACTGTGGAGAtctaaattcaattttttcagaaCATGGTTCACCCAGTCCAGGTTAGTAACATCAAGAACAGCATGTCCAAAGTTGTCACTGCCTTTACTTTAAATATTCTCGAGAAGGACATGATTTATCTATTATCTTTAGATCACGTTTctaaacttcaccagagatcaTATCTCGATTGTTCCTTATCTCGTTCCCTTTACCTAATTTTCtgtgttgtttttctttgacctaagtagttacgaaaaaaagaaaagaaaaagaaaaaaaagggtagATATTAACTTTTTGCCgtacatttccaatacacacCAATGGGAAACGTAGTTTTCCGATGGAATTGGCAAAATTCTATTCGTAACACCTTCCAAAGGAagtaagatacgtttgacgcgaaaaaagtaccggaagtcagatgaaaatcagagaGGGCAGAAATGTTGTCCGATTGTATCCTTCGATACCTATTTGTCGAATGGAATCCGATGGGGTCTATGGGAATACAACGGAGTCCATCCATGTCCATCGAAATTACTGGTCTGGTGGCTAACCTAACCTCAGACAGGTGTAGTATAAACGAAATacgcctcgttcttaaagccataaagcgaaacagctcTTTTCAAGCGCGGATGACTTGAATGTATACCTTGTTTTTCAAGGCTTTAAGCAAAACAGTGctttatgttaaaaaaatactgtAAGCATGAAATATGGCCCCTTCTTTAAGCCATGAAGCTAAACAGCTCgtttcaagcgcgaatgacttacagcgacttacggcgcttgAGGTAGACAAATGCAGCAAGTGTGGGCTATTGCTAAATATGCCTCTCTTTTTTAAAGCCATAGAGCGGAACAACCCATATCAAATGCGAATGACTTAAAAGATGCCTCgtttttcaattattcaaacaaaaatacgctttacacagaaatatgaagtacagtatagGGGAAATATGCCTCATTCTTAAAGCCCTAAAGCAAAGCAGCCCATTTCCAGCTCGGAAGACTTGATATATATTGCGTTTTCCAGCCATTTAGACAAAACGGCGCTTAAGGCAGAAAAATTGGATGCAGTTTACGTAAAATATGCCTCGTCCATAAAGTCATGAAGCAAAACGACTCATTTCAAGGGCGGATCACGTGAAGCATATCGCGTTCTTTGACCAATTAGGCGAAACCGCGTTTTGCACCGGCATGTGCAGTATGCGTGAAATATGCCCTTTTCGCCAGACCATGAAACGAGATAGTTAGATGTTGAATtcgatagaagtaaaatctgttttattattttctcttcGAGGTGAACAAAGctggtaaacagaaatatgaaattgcaaaatgtcagtcacaacagatcactctctcaaaatATGTCGGCATTTTCctgcattccttttatttttatgacaatcgaTATGTCGAGTAGTTCGAGGATTGAAAAGTTACCatcgagttactcttccgagtcagctgagtggaaggtattgcatgaaaaaaaaaaaaatgacacatgTCCATTTCTTCATTTGGTTAATTTCACAGAATTCTGTCCATCCTACATAAGCTACTACTCTGTTTCAAGTGGGAGAATTTGTCCGGGTATtggtctttttaacctctcgTGATCGTATCCCTTTTTGTCCTGGCTTTGTCtcggttatttatctcctctaaatgtttcatgataagaaattaACCCCTttatagttatattcttggACCATAGTACAAATGCGTTTGAAAAGAGAGATGAGTTGAAATAGAGTTTGGTTGTGAAGCGTCTTTAGCCGTCTTGCAGCCAAGGTTCAGTCAAGTAACCATTAAGTCAgtacttttttttcggtttatcgaaCGCACGATAGCGTCAAATTTGTCACTACCCTACATCACTCAAGAGCTTCATTCCAGAAGCTCAGTGTGTTCGAGGTTGCCTGTCTTTTTCTGAACAGACTTTTTAtttcggtgcagatcagtttTGCACACTGGAGTAAATTAGTAAGTTAAAGGGAAAGATATACTTCAAAAATTCAGAATACTCAtaaaaagtattgaaaaaatTTGTTGTGAGGTACGCCCTGAAAATGTTTCTCATTAGAGCCCGATGATCTCCGAGGgaaaagatcagaattcagattccaATAATTCTGAAAACGATCGCCAGATACGCCAAGTAATGTAAGCCAACGCCCTGAGTaagatttaatttcaaaagttgtagaaaTTAATTACAGTTTTTCGCCAAAGTCGCAAACATTGCTAGTTATTAAGAGAATAAAAAGGCATAAAACGCAGACTAGAAAATCATTCATCTGCCcaaaataatgcatttacaaACAGGTTAGGTGACGACAGTCAAAGAAAGTTATAAGGCCTAAAGTTTGGCAAATAGACTGTCAGTTAATAAAAGATGACGCTATTATTGCACCATACGGGCTGTCATACTTGTCGTAATGCCTCGGAGACTAGCAGGACAGACAAACACGGTTAGAACACAGTTAACCCTCAACGAAGTAGCCATTTGAGTCATACAGGTTTGCTCTTATTATTTCAAAGAGCTTGTGCTTGCTGCCTTTAAAAGTTCATGCGCGATTTCAAGAGCAGATGACTTTGCTCGTTCGGCCAgtgttttaaaagctgttttaagaaaatgtggaattcaaaagtgaaggaaaaaactcaaacacagttttaaatgatggacaaTAAGTCGAGATATTCCTTCATGTTTGGCGAATTAGCTGCATTGGATATTGAGTATCGTATATCGGCCGGGCGTATCGGTGAGCTAAAAAGCCTTAAAGCTTAGGACGTACTTCttgtacaaatcgaaagcaactttaactttaagaggcgtgttataaaattggcgCGGTCTCTGTGCTTTGTTGTGCAAAGTTGCAAGCATTTATTTTCTGACCACCGTCTTCTAACAAAGCTGACGACATGAGCATTGAAGCGAGAATCGAAAGggttcatttattaaataaagaaactttgattgtttccgATATCAACATCGACTTCAGAGAGAAACTGGGCTATGGTAAACATCGCCTTGCAAAAGGACTTCGTAATTTGCATTCCAACAGCTTGTAGATTTCATTACACGCCCCGTGAATGGCGCTGAATGTGATCTGTGTAACTATCATCCAATTTCAGTGCTACCAGTTTTGTCTAGAGTCATTGAGCGCCATGTGCACAATACGTTATGCACTTTTCTCTGCGataataacttgattttttcaAGGCAGTCCAGTTTTCGAAAAAACCTCAGAACTGAAACTGCCCTCATCAGGATAATCGATGACCTATTTAATTTGGACAAGGACAGGGTCTCTGGAGTGGTGCTTATTGACTATTGCAAAGCATTTTATATTGTCGACCATGAACTATTACTGAAGAAACTGGAGGCATATGGCATCGTTAATACGGAGCTTAAATGGTGTCGGTCTTACTTGAATGGAAGGAAGCAATTAGTTCACCTGAGTGGAAAGGAGCCAAGTAAGGCGCCGATGAAACATGGAattcctcagggaagtattttAGGCACACTATTCTTCATATTACAACGATCCACCAGTGCATGTCAGTTCACAAGTAGACCTCTATGCTGATGATTACTTGAACTTAAACTTTCACTAAATATCTCCGCAAATGAAATATGTCACTGGGCCGACTCAAATAAACTCCGAATCAACAAGTCAAAGGCTAAAGTCTTAACGATCACCAGAAAGTGCCTGGCGTCTAACATCAATGATGAACTTGTTGTCCACTCCAACTTGTTgtcgcaacacgcaaactgcgttcGTTTTTTACACGCAATTGCACGTCTGACTGTGAGAAGCGTGCAATTTACACGAAATCAGgcaattacaattcattaaatgttttaactgaGACAATTAGACGGAAAATTATTCGTAACATTTTTGACGAGCATCAGCCAGTAATGTAACTgcactttgttgggtttcttattaatgaaaatgcgaGTGTAAAGGTGGCTGGTACCAGTTTCCTCGCGGGGGAGTTGGTCACTCTCATGCGTTACGCGCGAGAGAAACGCGCGAAGGAAGCGCGAGATTTGAAAggcgaaaaattcaaaacaaacatggcggcgcGAGGCTTTCTTCGGTCTACGTATTTCttgtcttattttgtaagaagTTTGCCCACCAGAGTGTATTTGATGTATTCAACGGCCACTACGTATGCAGGAgacagaaacgaaaataaagaagatgatTCTCGGCGACACAAAGGTTGCTTCGCATCGAAACGAAAAATCCAATCGATACGAAATCTCGTGAcagcaaaaaaagagagaactcaagtgaaagaaaatctgccagaagaagagaaagacgGCGAACctccaaggaaaataaaacgaGGTCACAACAGGTAAGTTATGTGTTACATCGCTGTTGCATTTTGGCTGGTTCGACTGAGATTTGttacgttttcttctttccttttcttcttttgattctcGATAATCAAATACCCGTAATCAAATAGCTAagcaaaaatttttatcattacagcaCACTAAATATGAGGTTGATATTTGTGGTACAAGACTGATTGAACTTCCAGTTCTtcgaaatgagttgaaatcttGCTCAAGCTGCAAAAGAGGTAAGTTCCTGTAGGAgccttaagaaatatttttctcaaaaagaaaaaaaaaagagacacacaaaacaaaataagtcggtaaaaataatagatctttttataaatctcatatgagtatattaaaatgtttgtctctggTATTGTTATGTAAGgtgggtaaaataatttttaggtaaaataaaatattttaaaatattacaagtATTGTTTAACACAGtgcaggaaactttttttagctATTGAGTATGGGCATTTAGACAGGCTCAAATATGACTTTTCTTGCTGGTCAAATTTCAGAGTACAATATCTTACCTCCTGTCATCTTGAACTTCCactttcttaaattgtttgctttcctcaaactatttgcttctatgcataaataaatgactttAATCACTAGGCCATTTATTGCACCCACAGGTCCATTATCCCTTACAaacattatggaagaaaaacaaagtggtctTAGTAGTATCTTCAGCATTAAATGCAGCTTCTGTAGTCatgaaaatgaagtaaaatcctCTGCTGAACACAGAGCTGGAAGCCGTGGTCCTCTTGTTAAAGATATCAACACAAGTGCAGTATTGGGATCCCTCCATGCTGGCATGGGGAATACCCACCTAAATAATTTACTCTCTAGAATGTACCAACAAAGAATTTAAACctgtttaaaagaagagaaagagaagttggAAATGCCCTTGAGAAGGTTGCTACAGacagctgtaaatttaaattaaattcagaaaaaaaaaattggcaagaaATCTTCTGGTCTATCTGCAGAATATCTCCCTGGAGTAGCTGTCTCCTATGATATGGGTTGGCAAAAAAGGGGAAGGGGACACAACTCTGCAACTGGTCATGGGGCTGCCATGGGTCTCGCTACTGGAAAAGttgtgagttattccacaagATGCAAGATGTGTCGAGTATGTAGCCATAACAAAttaactgggaaagaaaaaaagcatgattgttgaaataatcactatggtcatcaaaatcaatggaaagagatgttgcttgtgaactgtggagaaaagctcctcaatctggagtcaaattttcaatttatgtagGGGATGATGACTCAACAACCCTTGCAGACATAATGAACAAAGTCCCTTATGGTATTGAGAAATGGTCCGATGTTGGTCATGCCAAGAAATCCCTCAATACCAGACTATACAATCTTGGAGACTGCTTCAAAGGATTGAATTGCTCAATTCTCAGTTCAAAGGTTATAAATTACATCACTGAGTGCTTCAGTTTTTGTGTCAGCCAAATGTGGGAGATCGTGAATCTTTAAAGCAAGGTCTCAAAAACATTATTCCCCATGCCTTTGAGGAGCATACTTGTTGTAATGTTTCATGGTGTGGTTTCAAGCAAAATCCTGTTGCCTACAAACATACAGACTTGCCAAATGGCAAAGATCTCTTTGGAGATTCCCTAAAAATAGCCTTACATGACATTCTGGACGAATATTCTACTGACATTGTAGTGAACAAACTGACCCCACATGCTAATTCACAGACAAATGAAAGTCTTAATAGCACCATTGGTTCTTAGAActcaaaaacttgtttttatggAGGCagtgaaagtaatgatttttgagTAGCATGTGGGGTGGCACAAACCAATATTGGATACAACCACATTGGAAAAACATTAGAGATTCTTAATATTGACCTTGGTTCTCTCTATGAAAGACATGCTAAAGAAATGGACAAGAAGgttttttatgacaaacaacaaaaagaaaaaagaaattcaagagaagGCGTAACCAGTTATCTTGACAAAAAACCTCGCAAACACTCAGGAGGGAAGTCAGTGAAGGGGTCACCTATGAGTCTTCAGCAGGTCTAAATTTGGACCCAACAAATCATCAAACAGTgtcacaaaatgtatttaaaatgcCTACAGAAATATCACTCACTGAGCTAAAAggataaatgaagaaataacacCACCCTACACTATAAGGCCAAAGATTGTGCACTTACAAtatgattcaaaacagaaatatcaattcgttatctttgacaCATAAACGACTTGCAC from Pocillopora verrucosa isolate sample1 chromosome 1, ASM3666991v2, whole genome shotgun sequence includes:
- the LOC131773098 gene encoding uncharacterized protein KIAA1958-like, which gives rise to MNVFRSWCQCCHLEYVSIETMAPEKLDKVLSTFYAEVKKKNGDNYEPESLKIMLSTIERYLKEKNYPLSIVRSREFHSSQEILNAKAISLRQQGKGKRPNKAQPITPEEESALWEKGQLGDFNGKVLTYVNFKNLTEQLGFRGRQEHYDAYVEDVIVRQREDGTEVVEFREGPTKTRSGGLTIRRRTTPQAMFSTDGGKSDPVRLFKLWLSKRPEGMKNTGPLYLSIINRPKSADVWYTKVRMGQNTIGNLMKSMASCLRTNKKLTNHNMRKTLVSKLKKSGQPRNVICEITGHARESSLDDYDEIDENHRKELSHIISGYKEVSNENQANEVSRQNTANEASNQEIAVQHKRTPLVPIYHVQQQGQMHQAMSSNRGFQPAEFSGFPPRFPLQSQYRMEAFSCAAPVPSQNYTGCTFNFFSRESQNSPPQPQKKRRAYIIESDDED